In the genome of Hymenobacter taeanensis, one region contains:
- a CDS encoding ArsI/CadI family heavy metal resistance metalloenzyme → MKTPVFPRMHVSLYVSDLTATVNFYTAFFGQPAVKVRRGYAKYVLDNPSLIISFVENPERVASNFGHLGFQVETVAEMEQRLELARKSGLVAREEMGTSCCYAKQDKFWVNDPDGVEWEVYYFHEDAEFNDPRYQQEYDQASGNSQCCIAPAANVAPATAEVLTTAPMAFTLLETSPTPTPVACTPGGGCC, encoded by the coding sequence ATGAAAACTCCCGTTTTTCCCCGGATGCACGTTTCCCTGTACGTGTCTGATTTAACTGCCACAGTTAATTTCTACACGGCGTTCTTCGGCCAGCCCGCCGTGAAAGTGCGGCGCGGCTACGCCAAATACGTGCTCGATAATCCGTCGCTCATCATCTCCTTTGTTGAGAACCCAGAGCGCGTAGCCAGCAACTTTGGTCACTTAGGTTTTCAGGTAGAAACGGTAGCCGAAATGGAGCAGCGCCTGGAGCTGGCCCGCAAGAGTGGCCTAGTGGCCCGCGAGGAAATGGGTACCAGCTGCTGCTATGCCAAGCAGGATAAGTTTTGGGTGAATGACCCCGATGGAGTAGAGTGGGAAGTGTATTATTTCCACGAAGACGCGGAGTTTAACGACCCACGCTATCAACAGGAGTATGATCAGGCTAGTGGCAATAGCCAGTGCTGCATTGCTCCCGCGGCCAACGTGGCACCAGCAACTGCCGAAGTTCTCACTACCGCCCCCATGGCTTTCACGCTGCTAGAAACTTCCCCTACCCCCACTCCGGTGGCTTGCACGCCAGGCGGCGGGTGCTGCTAG
- a CDS encoding GNAT family N-acetyltransferase gives MHLLPLTADHWPSVRAIYEEGMATRNATFNTAAPEWEEWDRGHLVHSRLIAISPEQEIVGWAALSPVSGRCVYGGVAEVSVYVARAARGRGVGRQLLAALVASSEANGIWTLQAGIFPENRPSLTIHAAAGFREVGRREKIGQHYGVWRDTVLLERRSSVVGISEAPPAAAPTTVQYTTR, from the coding sequence ATGCACCTGTTACCATTAACCGCCGACCACTGGCCTAGCGTTCGGGCTATTTACGAAGAGGGTATGGCCACCCGTAATGCCACCTTTAACACCGCCGCTCCCGAGTGGGAAGAATGGGACCGGGGCCATTTAGTACATAGCCGGCTCATTGCTATTAGCCCAGAGCAGGAAATTGTGGGCTGGGCCGCCCTGTCGCCGGTTTCGGGTAGGTGCGTGTATGGTGGGGTAGCTGAAGTAAGTGTGTATGTAGCCAGAGCCGCTCGCGGCCGGGGCGTTGGGCGGCAATTACTGGCCGCCCTCGTGGCCTCTTCTGAGGCAAATGGCATCTGGACTTTGCAGGCCGGGATATTCCCCGAAAATAGGCCTAGCCTGACTATTCACGCCGCCGCTGGTTTCCGAGAGGTGGGCCGCCGCGAGAAAATTGGCCAGCATTACGGCGTGTGGCGCGACACGGTACTCCTTGAGCGCCGCAGCAGCGTAGTGGGAATTTCTGAAGCCCCGCCGGCAGCCGCCCCTACTACAGTGCAGTATACAACTCGCTAG
- a CDS encoding ArsR/SmtB family transcription factor has protein sequence MTYAKTSAFTEEQQQLARVAKALAHPARVAIIQLLASKTTCISGDIAAELPLSRTTVSQHLQELKALDLIRGEIDGLTVCYCLNTELLRRVHQQFTAFFLEASATPACSPSDACC, from the coding sequence ATGACCTACGCCAAAACCAGTGCCTTTACGGAAGAGCAGCAGCAACTGGCCCGCGTGGCGAAAGCGCTGGCACACCCCGCCCGGGTGGCCATCATTCAGTTACTAGCCTCCAAAACCACCTGCATTTCCGGCGACATAGCCGCTGAGCTTCCCCTTTCCCGCACTACTGTTTCGCAGCATCTGCAAGAGCTGAAAGCGCTGGATCTGATTCGGGGTGAGATTGACGGGCTTACCGTTTGCTATTGCCTCAATACTGAACTACTGCGGCGGGTGCACCAGCAGTTCACGGCCTTCTTTTTGGAGGCTTCTGCCACGCCGGCGTGCAGCCCTTCCGATGCTTGCTGCTAA